Proteins encoded by one window of Streptomyces clavuligerus:
- a CDS encoding type I polyketide synthase, with translation MNETANAHNNEHANANERKLRDYLNRVTIDLRDTRRRLRDTEARHQEPIAVVSMSCRFPGGVRTPEELWDLLVAGRDTVTGVPGDRGWDTERLHAGGVPCRGAFIDGAADFDADFFAVSPHEAVAMDPQQRLLLQAAWEAVERAGIDPAALRTTRTGVFAAAIDQGYAQLGTGAPDTVQGFLMTGNSMSVMSGRVAYALGLEGPAVTVDTACSASLVALHQAARALRAGECVLALVGGVTVMSRPSVFTEFSRQGAMSADGRCKPFSASADGTGWGEGVGMLLLERLSDARRNGHPVLAVVRGSAVNQDGASNGLTAPNGPSQQRVIRAALADAGLTAADIDAVEAHGTGTRLGDPIEADALLATYGRDRPTDHPLWVGSVKSNIGHTQAAAGIAGVIKTVLALRHGLLPRSLHITEPTPHADWTAGSVALLTEARPWPGSGRPRRAGVSSFGMSGTNAHVIVEQAPPNGAADGPDGADGTGEDGREPEGPATAPDGWTAVPCVLSGRTAAALRDQAIRLDARLAADPAARTADIGFSLATTRTAFEHRAVVLAAGPAELRAGAAALTRAEGATGDQPHVGSGTGPSTGPSTGPGAGPRNEQQNGQRNKSWNKPQDGTSAATVVITGCTAPHPRRVALVFPGQGGQWPGMGSELLDSSPVFAASLVACADALAPYVDWSLLDVVRGAVGAPGLDRVDVVQPALFAVMLSLAELWRSWGVEPDAVVGHSQGEIAAAVVAGALSLEDGAKVVALRSRAIASLAGKGGMVSLALPRDRAEKEIAPWGGRIAVAAVNGPAAVVVSGDREALDLLLAACGPRGIRARDLPVDYASHSVHVERVRDELLTALTGITPRSARIPLYSTVTGDRLDTATMDAGYWYRNLRRTVRFDTAVRALLRQGHDTFVEVSPHPVLTVPVADTADDAAEDTGAEDTAAEATEAAGAVGTATTVVTGTLRRDEGDLRRALTSAAELWVHGTPVDWHRVFDGSGARRVDLPTYPFQQRRHWLEPSAPDTVGTTEDSAFWDLVERDDLTGAADALAVDTGPLGQVLPALRTWRTRHRETSAADTWRYRVDWQPLPDPPATTLTGTWLVLLPTGHTTRPTASAAARALTEHGADVLTAEAGPGILTTGDAEHNGEGSRAGDDDSRFRLAATIEAACGERSLSGVLSLLALDSRPHPRHPALPTGTALTLVLVQALGDLGVTAPLWCVTTGAVSTGPDDPLTAPDQALVWGTGMVAALEHPARWGGLVDLPPQPDHRTRERLCAALSRVTTGGTGAGTGTEDQLAIRPAGLLARRLVRAPRRTPRSGHPWQPRGTVLLTGGTGAIGPHIARWLARGGADHLVLPGRRGAEAPGAAELSTELAGHGTRLTFPVCDLADREQTERLLAGLEAQGTPVTAVVHAAARIALAPLDTVSVAEFADTVAAKAAGARHLDALLDRELDAFVLFSSIAGVWGSGDHGAYSAANAYLDALAHRRRGRGLTATTVDWGVWRPRTHRPPADAGSDLFNLEEHGVPRIDPERAITALQQILDDDETHLAVADVDWERFAPVFTSSRPSPLIHGVPEARRALSAPPSAAPAPAASALRERLTALRPADRSRLLLDLVRGHAAAVLGHDSTEAVPPGRAFQELGFASLTAVELRNRLTTATGLRLPSTLVYDHPSATALAAHLATLLLDGIDSTPPPGDGTAPVPNGSQQDDSQQGDRERGGRHRDDPVAIVSMGCRLPGGITTPDQLWKLLVDQGDAISTFPTGRGWDLDELYDPDPDHPGTVTTRHGGFLHDADLFDAAFFGVSPREAVAMDPQQRLLLETTWEAIERAGIDPTALRGSRTGVFTGVNYSDYASAVARSAQGDGHLLTGSAPSVVSGRVAYTLGLEGPAITVDTACSSSLVALHLAVRALRAGDCSLALVGGVTVMSTPGALVSFSRQRGLAADGRCKAFADSADGMGMSEGAGVLLVERLSDARRNGHPVLAVVRGSAVNQDGASNGLTAPNGPSQQRVIRAALADAGLSAADVDMVEAHGTGTTLGDPIEAQALLATYGQGRSAGRPLWLGSLKSNIGHTQALSGVAGVMKTVLALRHARIPATLHADRPTAHVDWTQRAVALATDSTPWPDTGRPRRAGVSSFGLSGTNVHVVLEEVPEVSVSGVSGRSCGVGVVPWVLSGRSSEALCAVGARLLERVVCADAPAAVDVGLSLTGRTAFTHRAVLVGDDRSLPSTLEEWSNGGFPARCVSGVQVTDPRVVFVFPGQGSQWVGMACELLDVSPVFAARMGECERALGRFVDWSLTGVVRSGVGLGRVDVVQPVLWAVMVSLASVWRGFGVVPAAVVGHSQGEIAAAVVAGALSLEDGARVVALRSRAIASLAGEGGMVAVSLPVGEVERLIGGWEGRLSVAAVNSPSSVVVSGDSDALAGLLVLCGAEGVRARRVEVDYASHSARVERIEAEIRTALEGVTPVRGGVPLFSTAMDAWLDTSVMGGAYWYANLRRTVGFESAVRALAAEGFGPFVEVSPHPVLAVAVEETLEAVGSSVPVIGTLRRDEGGMDRLLLSLGQAWVHGLPVDWSPVFAGTGATGVDLPTYPFQHQSYWAMPDPAISGGGLVAAGLGTTGHPLLGASVAVAETGELLLTGRISLRTHPWLADHTVSDTTLLPGTAFVELAVRAGDEAGCPVLEELTLQTPLVLPATGGLQLQLRVGAPDGTGRRSVDIFSRPEAAPEVVPAAPSTPSTPPGSAVPSPPSPLSPLGPPSPPGSLDFPDFPWTVHATGVLTREPANEAPPPEDGIWPPPGAEPVDVTGLYERFAAAGHHYGPAFQGIRAAWRRDGEIFTEVGLPQDQHTGAAGFNLHPALLDAALQGLWLTADGSEPDTEKPGTVRLPFSWTGVTLHASGATGLRVRLDGAAGGPVSFSASDPSGRPVVTVAGLVARPVDPAALRAPRAPAHDSLFRLEWTPVPAAAVGHPPAADRWAALGPEGLLPCTHPDLAALTDALARGSSVPDAVLVPCRTDGDDAGAVRAAVRDALTLLQSWVSDDRFADTRLVFVTTGAVRAVPGDPVTDLGAAAVRGLVRSAQSEYPGRFVLVDAPDQEALLALLPAALGLAEPQLAVRGGRLLAARLARVPAPDSTASDTTPADGTTPGGAAPDTPFHPDGTVLVTGAGGALGGLVARHLAAAHGVRRLLLAGRRGARTPGAPTLLADLEALGAHAEFATCDVADRTAVAELLARVPGEHPLTAVVHAAGALDDGTLAALTSERIDHVLCPKADAALHLHELTKHLPLSAFVLFSSAAGIIGNAGQANYAAANAFLDALAHCRRAEGLPAQSLAWGLWERRGGMTGTLDAAGLRRMTRGGVSALSDAEGLALFDTALRLDDALLVPVRLRPGAASGPVPPLLRGLVRGGPARRTAAGAGPAGAVPLRAQLAVLGTQERLERLVDLVRARAADVLGYTDAGAIDPERAFKELGFDSLTAVDLRNRLNAETGLRLPATLVFDHPSPTAVAAFVAARLAPPAPGPATPAGDENDPVLRQRLAAIPLSRLRAAGLLDALLRLTGPDRPAEHDATGPALAPADVQDALDVPQTPDTPDAIRAMAVDDLVRLALGGGERV, from the coding sequence GTGAACGAGACAGCGAACGCGCACAACAACGAACACGCGAATGCGAACGAGCGGAAACTGCGCGACTACCTCAATCGTGTCACCATCGACCTGCGCGACACCCGCCGCAGACTGCGGGATACCGAGGCCAGGCACCAGGAGCCCATCGCCGTCGTCTCGATGAGCTGCCGCTTCCCCGGCGGCGTCCGCACCCCCGAAGAACTCTGGGACCTCCTGGTCGCGGGCCGCGACACGGTGACCGGCGTCCCCGGCGACCGGGGCTGGGACACCGAACGGCTGCACGCGGGCGGCGTCCCCTGCCGGGGCGCGTTCATCGACGGCGCCGCCGACTTCGACGCCGACTTCTTCGCCGTCTCCCCGCACGAGGCCGTCGCCATGGACCCGCAGCAACGGCTGCTTCTCCAGGCCGCCTGGGAGGCCGTCGAACGCGCCGGCATCGACCCTGCCGCTCTGCGCACCACCCGCACCGGAGTGTTCGCCGCCGCCATCGACCAGGGCTACGCGCAACTGGGCACCGGTGCCCCCGACACCGTCCAGGGCTTCCTGATGACGGGCAACTCGATGAGCGTCATGTCCGGGAGGGTGGCCTACGCCCTGGGACTCGAAGGCCCCGCCGTCACCGTCGACACCGCGTGCTCGGCCTCCCTCGTCGCCCTCCACCAGGCGGCACGGGCCCTGCGCGCGGGGGAGTGCGTGCTCGCCCTGGTCGGCGGGGTGACGGTGATGTCCCGGCCGTCCGTGTTCACCGAGTTCAGCCGCCAGGGCGCCATGTCCGCCGACGGCCGCTGCAAACCGTTCTCCGCCTCCGCCGACGGCACGGGCTGGGGCGAGGGCGTCGGGATGCTGCTGCTGGAACGGTTGTCGGATGCGCGCCGCAATGGTCATCCGGTGCTCGCGGTGGTCCGTGGTTCCGCTGTCAACCAGGACGGTGCCTCGAACGGTCTCACCGCGCCCAATGGGCCGTCCCAGCAGCGGGTGATCCGCGCCGCGCTGGCCGACGCGGGACTGACCGCCGCCGACATCGACGCCGTGGAGGCGCACGGCACCGGAACACGGCTCGGCGACCCCATCGAGGCCGACGCCCTGCTCGCGACCTATGGACGCGACCGCCCCACCGACCATCCACTGTGGGTGGGTTCCGTCAAGTCCAATATCGGCCACACCCAGGCCGCCGCCGGGATCGCGGGTGTCATCAAGACGGTGCTCGCCCTGCGCCACGGACTGCTCCCGCGCAGCCTCCACATCACCGAGCCGACACCGCACGCCGACTGGACGGCGGGCTCCGTCGCGCTCCTCACCGAGGCCAGGCCCTGGCCCGGAAGCGGCAGGCCGCGCCGGGCAGGCGTCTCCTCGTTCGGCATGAGCGGCACCAACGCCCACGTCATCGTCGAACAGGCGCCCCCGAACGGTGCAGCCGACGGGCCGGACGGCGCCGACGGGACGGGCGAGGACGGCCGGGAGCCCGAGGGCCCCGCAACCGCCCCGGACGGCTGGACGGCCGTCCCCTGCGTCCTCTCGGGCCGCACCGCCGCCGCCCTTCGAGATCAGGCCATACGTCTCGACGCCCGCCTCGCGGCCGACCCCGCAGCCCGCACCGCCGACATCGGCTTCTCCCTCGCCACGACCCGCACCGCCTTCGAACACCGCGCCGTCGTCCTGGCCGCCGGCCCCGCGGAACTCCGCGCCGGGGCTGCCGCGCTGACCCGGGCGGAGGGCGCGACCGGTGACCAGCCCCACGTCGGCAGCGGTACCGGCCCAAGCACTGGCCCAAGCACCGGCCCAGGGGCCGGACCACGGAACGAACAACAGAACGGGCAGCGGAACAAGTCATGGAACAAGCCGCAGGACGGGACGAGTGCGGCGACGGTGGTGATCACGGGCTGCACCGCACCGCACCCCCGCCGCGTGGCCCTGGTCTTCCCCGGTCAGGGTGGTCAGTGGCCGGGTATGGGCAGTGAGCTTCTGGACAGTTCACCGGTGTTCGCCGCCTCGTTGGTGGCGTGTGCGGACGCCCTGGCGCCATATGTCGACTGGTCGCTTCTCGATGTCGTCCGTGGTGCGGTGGGTGCGCCCGGTCTCGACCGGGTGGACGTCGTCCAGCCCGCCCTGTTCGCCGTGATGCTGTCGCTGGCGGAGCTGTGGCGCTCCTGGGGAGTGGAACCCGATGCCGTCGTCGGCCACAGTCAGGGCGAGATCGCCGCCGCCGTGGTGGCCGGAGCGCTGTCCCTGGAGGACGGGGCGAAGGTCGTCGCGCTGCGCAGCCGGGCGATCGCCTCACTGGCCGGAAAGGGCGGCATGGTCTCCCTCGCCCTGCCCCGCGACCGCGCGGAGAAGGAGATCGCCCCCTGGGGCGGCCGGATCGCGGTCGCCGCCGTCAACGGCCCCGCCGCCGTGGTGGTCTCCGGCGACCGCGAGGCCCTCGACCTGCTCCTGGCCGCCTGCGGGCCACGTGGCATCCGGGCCCGGGACCTCCCCGTCGACTACGCCTCCCACTCGGTCCACGTCGAACGCGTCCGGGACGAGCTGCTGACCGCCCTCACCGGGATCACCCCCCGGTCGGCCCGGATACCGCTGTACTCCACGGTCACCGGGGACCGGCTGGACACCGCCACGATGGACGCCGGGTACTGGTACCGGAACCTCCGCCGGACCGTACGGTTCGACACCGCCGTGCGCGCCCTCCTCCGGCAGGGCCACGACACCTTTGTGGAGGTCTCCCCGCACCCGGTCCTCACCGTCCCCGTCGCGGACACAGCCGATGACGCAGCCGAGGACACGGGCGCCGAGGACACCGCCGCAGAAGCCACAGAAGCCGCAGGAGCCGTAGGAACCGCCACCACCGTCGTCACCGGCACCCTGCGCCGCGACGAGGGTGACCTGCGCCGCGCCCTGACCTCGGCGGCCGAACTGTGGGTCCACGGCACCCCGGTGGACTGGCACAGGGTCTTCGACGGCTCCGGGGCCCGCCGCGTCGACCTGCCCACCTACCCCTTCCAACAGCGCCGCCACTGGCTGGAACCCAGCGCGCCCGACACCGTGGGGACCACCGAGGACAGTGCCTTCTGGGACCTCGTGGAACGCGACGACCTGACCGGGGCCGCCGACGCCCTCGCCGTCGACACCGGCCCCCTCGGTCAGGTGCTCCCCGCCCTGCGCACCTGGCGCACACGCCACCGCGAGACCTCCGCCGCCGACACCTGGCGCTACCGCGTCGACTGGCAGCCCCTGCCCGACCCACCGGCCACCACCCTCACCGGCACCTGGCTCGTCCTCCTCCCCACCGGACACACCACCCGCCCGACGGCATCGGCAGCCGCCCGCGCCCTCACCGAACACGGCGCCGACGTCCTCACCGCCGAGGCCGGGCCGGGAATCCTCACCACAGGGGATGCCGAGCACAACGGCGAAGGCAGCCGCGCGGGCGACGACGACAGCCGGTTCCGGCTCGCCGCCACGATCGAAGCGGCCTGCGGTGAACGTTCCCTGAGCGGTGTCCTGTCGCTGCTGGCGCTCGACAGCCGCCCCCACCCCCGTCACCCCGCGCTGCCCACCGGAACCGCCCTCACTCTTGTCCTTGTCCAGGCCCTGGGCGACCTCGGGGTCACCGCACCCCTGTGGTGTGTGACCACAGGCGCCGTCTCCACCGGCCCCGACGACCCGCTCACGGCACCGGACCAGGCCCTTGTCTGGGGCACCGGCATGGTCGCCGCCCTCGAACACCCGGCGCGCTGGGGCGGCCTCGTCGATCTGCCCCCGCAGCCCGACCACCGGACCCGTGAACGCCTGTGCGCGGCGCTCTCCCGGGTGACCACCGGGGGGACCGGGGCCGGGACCGGGACCGAGGACCAGCTCGCGATACGCCCTGCCGGCCTGCTGGCCCGCCGCCTGGTCCGCGCACCCCGCCGTACTCCCCGCAGCGGACACCCGTGGCAGCCCCGTGGCACGGTCCTGCTGACCGGTGGCACCGGTGCGATCGGCCCGCACATCGCCCGCTGGCTGGCCCGCGGCGGCGCCGACCACCTCGTCCTGCCCGGCCGCCGGGGCGCGGAGGCGCCCGGCGCGGCGGAACTCTCCACGGAGCTGGCCGGACACGGCACCCGCCTCACCTTCCCCGTCTGCGACCTCGCCGACCGCGAACAGACCGAACGGCTGCTTGCCGGACTCGAAGCGCAGGGCACCCCCGTCACCGCCGTCGTCCACGCCGCGGCCCGGATCGCCCTCGCCCCCCTCGACACCGTCTCCGTCGCGGAGTTCGCCGACACGGTCGCCGCCAAAGCCGCCGGAGCACGTCACCTCGACGCCCTCCTCGACCGCGAACTGGACGCGTTCGTCCTCTTCTCCTCGATCGCGGGAGTCTGGGGCAGCGGCGACCACGGCGCCTACTCGGCCGCCAACGCCTACCTGGACGCCCTGGCCCACCGCCGCCGCGGACGCGGCCTGACCGCCACCACCGTCGACTGGGGCGTCTGGCGGCCCCGCACCCACCGGCCACCCGCCGACGCGGGGTCCGACCTCTTCAACCTCGAAGAACACGGGGTCCCCCGCATCGACCCCGAACGCGCCATAACCGCCCTCCAGCAGATCCTGGACGACGACGAAACCCACCTCGCGGTCGCCGACGTGGACTGGGAACGCTTCGCCCCCGTCTTCACCTCCAGCCGCCCCAGCCCCCTGATCCACGGCGTCCCCGAGGCCCGCCGCGCCCTGTCCGCCCCGCCGTCCGCCGCCCCGGCACCCGCCGCCTCCGCGCTCCGTGAACGCCTCACCGCACTCCGCCCCGCCGACCGCTCCCGTCTGCTGCTCGACCTCGTCCGCGGCCACGCCGCCGCCGTCCTCGGCCACGACTCCACCGAGGCCGTACCACCGGGCAGGGCCTTCCAGGAGCTGGGCTTCGCCTCACTGACCGCCGTGGAACTGCGCAACCGGCTCACCACCGCCACCGGTCTGCGGCTGCCCTCCACCCTGGTCTACGACCACCCCTCCGCCACCGCGCTCGCCGCCCACCTCGCCACCCTCCTGCTGGACGGCATCGACAGCACCCCGCCCCCCGGTGACGGGACCGCCCCGGTACCGAATGGCAGCCAACAGGACGACAGCCAACAGGGCGACAGAGAACGGGGCGGCAGGCATCGGGACGACCCCGTCGCGATCGTCTCCATGGGCTGCCGCCTCCCCGGGGGCATCACCACCCCCGATCAGCTCTGGAAACTGCTCGTCGACCAAGGCGACGCGATCTCCACGTTCCCGACGGGCCGCGGCTGGGACCTGGACGAGCTGTACGACCCTGACCCCGACCACCCCGGCACGGTCACCACCCGCCACGGTGGTTTCCTCCACGACGCCGACCTCTTCGACGCCGCTTTCTTCGGCGTCTCGCCCCGCGAGGCCGTCGCGATGGACCCGCAGCAGCGGCTGCTCCTGGAGACCACGTGGGAGGCGATCGAACGCGCGGGCATCGACCCCACGGCCCTGCGCGGCAGCCGCACCGGCGTCTTCACCGGCGTCAACTACAGCGACTACGCCTCCGCCGTGGCCCGCTCCGCCCAGGGCGACGGACACCTTCTCACCGGCAGCGCCCCCAGCGTGGTTTCCGGCCGGGTCGCCTACACCCTCGGCCTGGAGGGGCCCGCGATCACCGTCGACACCGCCTGCTCCTCCTCGCTGGTCGCCCTGCACCTCGCAGTCCGCGCGCTGCGCGCGGGTGACTGCTCGCTCGCCCTGGTCGGCGGAGTGACCGTCATGTCCACCCCCGGCGCGCTTGTCAGCTTCTCCCGTCAGCGGGGGCTCGCCGCCGACGGCCGGTGCAAGGCGTTCGCGGACAGTGCCGACGGCATGGGCATGAGCGAGGGAGCCGGTGTCCTCCTCGTCGAACGGCTCTCGGATGCGCGCCGCAACGGTCATCCGGTGCTCGCGGTGGTCCGTGGTTCCGCTGTCAACCAGGACGGTGCCTCGAACGGTCTCACCGCGCCCAATGGGCCGTCCCAGCAGCGGGTGATCCGCGCGGCGCTCGCTGACGCGGGGCTGTCCGCGGCGGATGTCGACATGGTGGAGGCGCACGGCACTGGAACCACCCTCGGTGACCCGATCGAGGCGCAGGCGTTGCTGGCGACCTATGGTCAGGGGCGTTCGGCGGGTCGGCCGTTGTGGTTGGGTTCGCTGAAGTCGAATATCGGCCACACCCAGGCCCTGTCGGGCGTCGCCGGGGTGATGAAGACCGTACTGGCCCTGCGCCACGCCCGGATACCGGCGACACTCCACGCCGACCGCCCCACGGCCCACGTCGACTGGACCCAGCGCGCCGTGGCTCTCGCCACCGACTCGACACCCTGGCCGGACACCGGAAGACCGCGCCGGGCGGGTGTCTCCTCCTTCGGCCTGAGCGGGACGAATGTCCATGTTGTTTTGGAAGAGGTCCCTGAGGTGTCTGTGTCTGGTGTTTCGGGGCGTTCTTGTGGGGTTGGGGTGGTGCCGTGGGTGTTGTCGGGGAGGAGTTCTGAGGCTTTGTGCGCGGTGGGTGCGCGTCTGCTGGAGCGGGTGGTGTGTGCGGATGCTCCGGCTGCGGTGGACGTGGGCCTGTCCCTGACCGGACGCACAGCCTTCACCCACCGGGCCGTCCTCGTCGGCGACGACCGGAGTCTTCCGTCAACCCTGGAGGAGTGGTCGAACGGTGGCTTCCCCGCCCGTTGCGTCAGCGGTGTCCAAGTCACTGATCCCCGGGTGGTGTTTGTGTTTCCGGGTCAGGGGTCGCAGTGGGTGGGGATGGCGTGTGAGCTGCTTGATGTCTCGCCTGTCTTTGCGGCTCGGATGGGGGAGTGTGAGCGGGCTCTGGGGCGGTTTGTCGACTGGTCGTTGACGGGGGTGGTGCGGTCGGGTGTGGGGCTGGGTCGGGTGGATGTGGTGCAGCCGGTGTTGTGGGCGGTGATGGTGTCGCTGGCGTCGGTGTGGCGTGGGTTTGGGGTGGTGCCTGCTGCGGTGGTGGGTCATTCGCAGGGGGAGATCGCGGCGGCGGTGGTGGCGGGTGCGCTGTCGCTGGAGGACGGGGCGAGGGTGGTGGCGCTGCGGAGCCGGGCTATCGCGTCGCTGGCGGGTGAGGGCGGGATGGTGGCGGTCTCTCTCCCGGTGGGGGAGGTGGAGCGTTTGATCGGTGGCTGGGAGGGGCGGTTGTCGGTGGCGGCGGTCAACAGCCCGTCGTCGGTGGTGGTGTCCGGTGACTCGGATGCGCTGGCCGGATTGCTGGTGCTGTGCGGGGCGGAGGGGGTGAGGGCGCGCCGTGTCGAGGTGGACTACGCCTCGCACTCGGCCCGGGTGGAGCGGATCGAGGCTGAGATCCGGACGGCTCTGGAGGGGGTGACACCGGTCCGGGGCGGGGTGCCGTTGTTCTCGACGGCGATGGACGCCTGGCTGGACACCTCGGTGATGGGCGGCGCGTACTGGTATGCGAATCTGCGTCGTACGGTGGGTTTTGAGTCTGCGGTGCGGGCGTTGGCGGCGGAGGGGTTTGGTCCGTTTGTTGAGGTGAGTCCGCATCCGGTGCTGGCGGTGGCGGTGGAGGAGACTCTGGAGGCGGTGGGGTCGTCCGTCCCGGTGATCGGTACCTTGCGGCGGGACGAGGGCGGCATGGACCGTCTGCTGTTGTCTCTCGGTCAGGCGTGGGTGCACGGTCTGCCGGTGGACTGGTCACCGGTGTTCGCGGGCACCGGTGCCACCGGGGTCGACCTCCCCACCTACCCCTTCCAACACCAGTCCTACTGGGCCATGCCGGACCCCGCTATCAGCGGCGGCGGTCTGGTGGCCGCCGGTCTCGGGACCACCGGTCATCCTCTTCTGGGGGCGTCGGTGGCGGTCGCGGAGACCGGTGAACTGCTCCTCACCGGCCGGATATCGCTCCGCACCCACCCCTGGCTCGCCGACCACACCGTTTCCGACACCACCCTGCTCCCCGGCACCGCGTTCGTCGAGCTGGCTGTGCGCGCCGGTGACGAAGCGGGCTGTCCCGTTCTGGAGGAGTTGACTCTCCAGACCCCGCTTGTCCTGCCCGCCACCGGCGGCTTACAGCTTCAGCTGCGGGTCGGTGCGCCCGACGGGACGGGTCGCCGTTCCGTCGACATCTTCTCCCGCCCGGAAGCCGCCCCGGAAGTCGTTCCGGCAGCCCCGTCCACCCCCTCCACCCCACCTGGCTCGGCCGTCCCGAGCCCTCCGAGCCCACTGAGTCCTTTGGGCCCGCCGAGCCCCCCGGGTTCCCTGGACTTTCCAGACTTCCCGTGGACGGTGCATGCCACCGGCGTCCTGACGCGGGAGCCCGCCAACGAGGCACCGCCCCCGGAGGACGGGATCTGGCCACCGCCCGGAGCCGAACCCGTCGACGTGACCGGCCTGTACGAGCGGTTCGCCGCCGCCGGACACCACTACGGCCCGGCGTTCCAGGGCATCCGCGCCGCCTGGCGCCGTGACGGCGAGATCTTCACCGAGGTAGGGCTGCCGCAGGACCAGCACACCGGAGCAGCCGGGTTCAATCTGCATCCCGCCCTCCTCGACGCCGCGCTCCAGGGCCTGTGGCTCACCGCGGACGGTTCGGAACCGGACACGGAGAAACCCGGCACCGTACGCCTGCCCTTCTCCTGGACCGGTGTGACCCTGCATGCGTCGGGCGCCACCGGCCTGCGCGTCCGCCTGGACGGGGCAGCCGGAGGGCCGGTGTCGTTCTCCGCGAGCGACCCCTCCGGCCGCCCGGTGGTCACCGTCGCCGGGCTCGTGGCCCGCCCCGTCGATCCGGCCGCCCTGCGAGCCCCCCGAGCCCCTGCCCATGACTCCCTCTTCCGCCTGGAGTGGACCCCGGTACCCGCTGCGGCCGTCGGCCACCCGCCGGCCGCCGACCGGTGGGCCGCTCTCGGCCCCGAAGGGCTGCTGCCGTGCACCCACCCGGACCTGGCAGCCCTCACCGACGCCCTCGCACGGGGCTCGTCCGTTCCCGACGCGGTACTCGTGCCCTGCCGCACGGACGGGGACGACGCCGGAGCCGTACGGGCCGCCGTGCGGGACGCGCTGACGCTCCTCCAGAGCTGGGTGTCCGACGACCGGTTCGCCGACACACGGCTGGTGTTCGTCACCACCGGGGCCGTCCGGGCCGTACCGGGTGACCCCGTGACCGATCTCGGTGCCGCAGCCGTACGCGGACTCGTCCGCTCCGCCCAGTCTGAGTACCCCGGCCGTTTCGTTCTGGTCGACGCGCCGGACCAGGAGGCCCTGCTCGCTCTGCTGCCCGCAGCTCTGGGACTGGCCGAGCCGCAGTTGGCCGTCAGGGGCGGACGGCTGCTCGCCGCCCGCCTGGCCCGGGTACCCGCCCCTGACAGCACCGCCTCCGACACCACCCCCGCGGACGGCACCACTCCTGGCGGCGCCGCCCCGGACACTCCGTTCCACCCGGACGGCACCGTGCTCGTCACCGGCGCGGGCGGCGCCCTCGGCGGACTGGTGGCCCGCCACCTCGCGGCCGCACACGGCGTACGCCGTCTGCTGCTCGCGGGCCGCCGCGGCGCACGGACACCGGGCGCACCCACCCTCCTCGCGGATCTCGAAGCCCTGGGCGCACACGCCGAGTTCGCCACGTGCGACGTCGCCGACCGGACCGCAGTGGCGGAGCTGCTGGCCCGCGTCCCCGGGGAACACCCCCTGACCGCGGTCGTGCACGCCGCCGGGGCGCTCGACGACGGCACCCTCGCGGCACTGACCTCCGAACGGATCGACCATGTCCTGTGCCCCAAGGCCGACGCCGCGCTCCATCTGCACGAGCTGACCAAGCACCTGCCGCTGTCCGCGTTCGTCCTGTTCTCCTCCGCCGCGGGCATCATCGGCAACGCGGGACAGGCCAACTACGCGGCGGCCAACGCCTTCCTGGACGCTCTCGCCCACTGCCGCCGCGCCGAAGGACTGCCGGCGCAGTCACTGGCATGGGGCCTGTGGGAACGGCGCGGCGGCATGACGGGAACCCTCGACGCGGCCGGTCTGCGGCGGATGACCCGGGGCGGCGTGTCCGCGCTGTCCGACGCCGAGGGCCTGGCCCTGTTCGACACGGCCCTGCGCCTGGACGACGCCCTCCTCGTCCCCGTCCGGCTGCGGCCCGGCGCAGCGTCCGGCCCCGTACCACCGCTGCTGCGCGGTCTCGTCCGGGGCGGCCCCGCCCGGCGGACGGCCGCCGGAGCGGGCCCGGCCGGTGCGGTGCCGCTGCGCGCGCAGCTCGCGGTCCTGGGCACACAGGAGCGGCTGGAACGGCTCGTGGACCTGGTCCGGGCGAGGGCGGCCGATGTCCTCGGATACACCGACGCCGGTGCGATCGACCCGGAGCGTGCCTTCAAGGAACTCGGGTTCGACTCGCTGACCGCGGTCGACCTGCGCAACCGGTTGAACGCGGAGACGGGTCTGCGACTGCCCGCCACCCTGGTCTTCGACCATCCGTCACCGACGGCCGTCGCCGCTTTCGTGGCGGCCCGGCTGGCACCACCCGCCCCCGGACCCGCCACCCCGGCCGGTGACGAAAACGACCCCGTCCTCCGGCAGCGGCTCGCCGCGATCCCACTGTCCCGGCTGCGTGCCGCCGGCCTGCTGGACGCCCTGCTCCGGCTGACGGGCCCGGACCGCCCGGCGGAGCACGACGCGACGGGCCCGGCGCTCGCTCCGGCGGATGTCCAGGATGCCTTGGACGTCCCGCAGACCCCGGACACCCCGGACGCGATCAGGGCCATGGCGGTGGACGACCTCGTCCGCCTGGCACTCGGTGGTGGCGAACGTGTCTGA